From one Bacteroides intestinalis DSM 17393 genomic stretch:
- a CDS encoding SDR family NAD(P)-dependent oxidoreductase, whose product MNNIKKEEVAVVTGAGGTLCSELAVDLARKGYRVALIGRSLEKLRKTEKMIKEADGNVLSVSCDVRNLAEVKRAHALINEQFGACSILINGAGGNQPEAVTNINEFNERELEEEQGELRGFFNLDMSRFLDVIDVNIMGTVIPCQVFAPDMVRLGKGCIINFASMNTYRPLSRVPAYALSKAGIANFTQWLAAYLAPAHIRVNAIAPGFFLNDRSRKLLMTPDGNFSKRGSNILRQTPMKHFGEAQELVGCMNWLINEEASGFVTGITIPIDGGFLACSGV is encoded by the coding sequence ATGAACAATATAAAAAAAGAAGAAGTGGCTGTCGTTACGGGAGCCGGTGGTACGTTATGTTCGGAGTTAGCTGTAGACTTGGCTCGGAAGGGCTATCGAGTAGCCCTTATAGGTCGTAGTCTGGAAAAGTTGCGGAAGACGGAGAAGATGATAAAAGAGGCGGATGGGAATGTTTTGTCTGTTTCGTGTGATGTTCGTAATTTAGCGGAAGTAAAGAGGGCACATGCTTTAATTAACGAACAGTTTGGTGCATGTTCGATTCTTATTAACGGGGCGGGAGGTAACCAGCCGGAGGCGGTGACTAATATCAATGAATTTAACGAACGGGAATTGGAAGAGGAGCAAGGAGAATTGCGCGGTTTCTTTAATCTGGACATGAGCCGTTTCTTGGATGTGATTGATGTAAATATTATGGGCACGGTTATTCCTTGTCAGGTTTTTGCCCCGGATATGGTTCGGTTGGGCAAAGGATGTATCATCAATTTTGCATCAATGAATACTTATCGGCCTTTGTCGCGGGTACCAGCTTATGCCTTGAGCAAAGCAGGTATTGCAAATTTCACCCAATGGTTGGCTGCCTATCTGGCACCGGCCCATATACGTGTGAATGCCATTGCTCCGGGATTTTTTCTGAATGACAGGAGCCGTAAGCTGTTGATGACTCCGGATGGTAACTTTTCGAAAAGGGGAAGTAACATTTTGCGTCAAACACCCATGAAGCATTTTGGGGAAGCGCAAGAGCTGGTAGGTTGTATGAACTGGCTTATCAATGAAGAAGCTTCCGGCTTTGTAACCGGCATTACCATACCAATTGACGGAGGCTTTCTGGCTTGTAGCGGAGTCTGA